The proteins below come from a single Cylindrospermopsis raciborskii Cr2010 genomic window:
- a CDS encoding helix-turn-helix domain-containing protein: MPKPYSIDLRNRVIVAWVAQEGSQRQLAERFKVSLSFVRNLVRRYRETGQVEPKQCGGYEKPVIAGQYLNMIKSWLDEKNDLLLSELCDRLRETTGTSVSITTMHRALEKLGLRHKKKV; the protein is encoded by the coding sequence ATGCCAAAACCTTATTCAATAGATTTGCGTAATCGCGTGATTGTAGCATGGGTTGCTCAAGAGGGATCTCAACGCCAGTTGGCAGAAAGATTCAAGGTCAGCTTATCATTTGTGAGAAATTTAGTACGTCGTTATCGTGAAACTGGGCAAGTTGAGCCAAAGCAATGTGGAGGATATGAAAAGCCTGTAATTGCAGGCCAATATTTAAACATGATCAAGTCTTGGCTGGATGAGAAAAATGATTTACTACTTTCAGAATTGTGCGATCGCCTGAGAGAAACGACGGGCACTAGTGTTAGTATCACAACCATGCATCGAGCCTTAGAAAAGTTGGGTCTACGTCATAAAAAAAAAGTCTAA
- a CDS encoding Crp/Fnr family transcriptional regulator has product MPSSTDLSQLSANDHQRYFTRRSLLPLDNSHLWQINSGFVMTNTYLEDGTMIALGLWGAGDIVGQSLTRIKPYQAQCLTNVEASLVFAQDWNQSKTDWLKHIEQAEELMVIRGNKKVETMLIQLLVWLSRKFGSQVEQGRLIDMRLTHEDLAGLISSTRVTVTRLLGQLEQEKVIERKSLNRIIVHQEDIWYYEI; this is encoded by the coding sequence ATGCCATCATCTACAGATTTAAGTCAATTATCTGCTAACGATCATCAAAGGTACTTTACTCGGCGATCGCTTTTACCATTAGATAATAGTCATCTTTGGCAAATAAATAGCGGTTTTGTTATGACTAATACATATTTGGAAGATGGAACAATGATAGCACTGGGGTTATGGGGTGCGGGGGATATAGTCGGTCAGTCCCTGACAAGAATAAAACCTTATCAAGCACAATGTTTAACTAACGTAGAAGCAAGCTTGGTATTTGCCCAGGACTGGAATCAATCAAAAACTGATTGGCTTAAGCACATTGAGCAAGCAGAGGAATTAATGGTAATTCGCGGTAATAAAAAGGTCGAAACAATGTTAATTCAATTATTAGTGTGGTTGTCGAGAAAATTCGGTTCTCAGGTAGAACAAGGACGTTTAATTGATATGCGGTTAACTCATGAAGATTTGGCTGGGTTGATCAGTTCTACTCGGGTTACTGTCACCCGCTTACTAGGACAATTAGAACAGGAAAAAGTCATTGAGAGAAAATCTCTTAATCGAATTATTGTCCATCAAGAAGATATTTGGTACTATGAGATTTAG
- a CDS encoding DUF1156 domain-containing protein produces the protein MQRLWAHTVVCPHCQSVIPLSPNWWLSKTSNYGGKGQARKVTSDWYAVKPIGNGENKRVDFELIRGKKGKGTTIATDDGEYDPDTTTTIGRGVGKCVNCGNIIEDDFIKRQAQGEGLGYQLYAVAYKKGKGSLEFRIPNDLDIMGVKKAENYIEHEIEDWKIKGFFPDVEVTDGQETHRLFAMGINDWSKFFNPRQLVTLVTYLEIINEAKNLIQSEYEWEKSQAISTYLALVLDRCVDENCRLGRWNPPRAGSEGASSQHALNLMWNYPERAGDGQLWRSCADVFASDYKSLCSLLGKNVGKTEKYDIPIDKKSIQIESASADNLTHIADKSVHAIITDPPYYSTIQYAELADFFYVWLKRSLGDIFPELFYLELTDKEREAVANPSRFRNMGISPEILANQDYEAKMSMAFAEYHRVLRDDGVMTVQFNHKDSGAWDILAKSLMDAGFEITASWAVSTENPQNLHQAQKNAVSSTVLLVCRKRYPHAEQGWWDDVRLELRNTILSKAPEIERSLTADSRPAPDRVEDPRQRIKPPGIDLCLTAYGSALSVFTRYSSILDSTGIKVEPKAAFEEVRQAIVSYRLERLLAGKDFHGVDTLTQWYILAWDTFEAREFPFDEARQLALAVGGFDVSDLVKKYKLLDSASGFCKLLTPEQRLKKRAFSVVDREFSGVNLVDGIHAIICIYQIEQKIEFVRRFLKNTELVSMDAFMKTFELVLKVIPQIKDERKRIIEEKVLLDLWLAMDEIKAKVSYEQMELPFNLSGTSDGPTQIPLF, from the coding sequence ATGCAACGCCTATGGGCCCACACGGTTGTTTGTCCCCATTGTCAGTCTGTTATTCCTTTAAGTCCTAATTGGTGGTTAAGTAAAACTAGTAATTATGGTGGTAAAGGACAAGCACGAAAAGTGACTAGTGATTGGTATGCAGTAAAACCGATTGGTAATGGTGAGAATAAGCGGGTTGATTTTGAATTAATAAGGGGAAAAAAGGGGAAGGGGACGACGATTGCAACAGATGATGGGGAATATGATCCGGATACTACAACTACTATTGGAAGGGGGGTGGGTAAGTGTGTTAATTGTGGGAATATAATTGAGGATGATTTTATTAAAAGGCAAGCTCAAGGTGAAGGTTTAGGCTATCAATTATATGCGGTAGCTTATAAAAAGGGAAAGGGAAGTCTGGAGTTTAGAATACCAAATGATTTAGATATTATGGGGGTGAAAAAAGCTGAAAATTACATAGAACATGAAATTGAAGACTGGAAGATTAAAGGATTTTTTCCGGATGTAGAAGTGACAGATGGTCAAGAAACTCATAGGTTATTTGCCATGGGTATTAATGATTGGAGTAAGTTTTTTAATCCCAGGCAACTGGTGACGCTAGTAACATATTTAGAAATTATAAATGAAGCGAAAAATCTGATTCAATCTGAATATGAATGGGAGAAATCACAAGCTATATCAACTTATTTGGCTTTGGTTTTGGATAGATGTGTTGATGAAAACTGTAGATTAGGACGTTGGAATCCCCCCAGAGCAGGTTCTGAAGGCGCATCATCCCAACATGCACTTAACTTGATGTGGAATTATCCAGAAAGAGCTGGTGATGGTCAATTGTGGCGATCATGTGCTGATGTTTTTGCCTCAGACTATAAAAGTCTTTGTTCATTATTAGGAAAAAATGTGGGAAAGACAGAAAAGTATGATATTCCCATAGATAAGAAATCAATTCAAATAGAGTCAGCATCAGCGGATAACTTAACACATATTGCTGATAAATCAGTACATGCAATAATTACCGACCCTCCTTATTATTCAACCATTCAATATGCGGAACTAGCAGACTTTTTCTATGTGTGGCTAAAACGCAGTCTAGGAGATATATTCCCCGAACTTTTCTATCTGGAACTAACAGATAAAGAAAGAGAAGCTGTCGCTAATCCTTCCCGGTTTAGGAATATGGGAATATCCCCAGAAATCCTAGCGAATCAAGACTATGAGGCAAAAATGTCCATGGCTTTTGCTGAATACCACCGGGTTTTGCGTGATGATGGAGTGATGACTGTTCAATTCAATCATAAAGATTCTGGTGCTTGGGATATTTTAGCCAAGTCTCTGATGGATGCTGGTTTTGAAATTACAGCTTCCTGGGCGGTTAGTACAGAAAATCCTCAAAATCTCCACCAGGCTCAAAAAAATGCGGTTTCTAGCACCGTTCTATTAGTGTGTCGTAAACGTTATCCCCATGCTGAACAAGGTTGGTGGGATGATGTGCGTCTGGAATTACGTAATACTATCTTGAGTAAAGCTCCAGAAATTGAACGCTCCCTAACTGCAGATTCTAGACCTGCACCGGATAGGGTGGAAGACCCCCGTCAAAGAATTAAGCCTCCGGGTATTGATTTATGTTTGACAGCTTATGGTAGTGCTTTAAGTGTGTTTACCCGTTATAGTTCTATATTGGATAGTACAGGAATTAAAGTAGAGCCTAAAGCAGCTTTTGAAGAAGTGCGTCAAGCTATAGTATCATACCGATTAGAAAGGTTGTTGGCGGGGAAGGATTTTCATGGGGTGGATACTTTGACTCAATGGTATATTCTGGCTTGGGATACTTTTGAAGCGCGAGAATTTCCTTTTGATGAAGCTAGACAATTGGCTTTGGCTGTGGGGGGTTTTGATGTTTCTGATTTGGTGAAAAAATATAAGTTGTTGGATTCTGCTAGTGGTTTTTGTAAGCTGTTAACTCCAGAACAAAGGTTGAAGAAACGGGCTTTTTCTGTAGTAGATAGGGAGTTTTCTGGTGTGAATTTGGTAGATGGAATTCATGCTATAATTTGCATTTATCAAATAGAACAAAAAATAGAGTTTGTCAGAAGGTTTTTAAAAAATACTGAGTTGGTGAGTATGGATGCTTTTATGAAAACTTTTGAGTTGGTTTTGAAGGTGATTCCTCAGATAAAGGATGAAAGAAAACGAATTATAGAGGAGAAGGTGTTATTGGATTTATGGTTGGCTATGGATGAGATAAAGGCGAAGGTGTCTTATGAACAAATGGAGTTGCCATTTAATCTATCTGGAACAAGTGATGGGCCAACTCAAATACCTCTATTTTAG
- a CDS encoding IS630 family transposase, whose product MRNLVFLDESGINLGMSRLFARSQDGQRAIGSVPGNKGKNISLIGALNMDGILAAMTVEGSTNTEVFLTYVNQVLVPQLWKGAIVVMDNLKVHYAERVRLSIESVGAKVKFLPPYSPDLSPIELCWSKLKQFLRSREARTLEALNEAMTSAVNYITAEDALNWFNHCGLFT is encoded by the coding sequence ATTAGAAATTTAGTGTTTTTAGATGAATCGGGGATAAATTTAGGGATGTCAAGGTTGTTTGCCAGAAGCCAAGATGGACAAAGAGCAATTGGTAGCGTACCAGGAAACAAGGGCAAAAATATTTCTCTGATTGGGGCTTTAAATATGGATGGAATTCTGGCAGCAATGACTGTAGAGGGAAGCACAAATACAGAAGTATTTCTCACTTATGTAAATCAGGTTTTAGTACCTCAATTATGGAAAGGGGCTATTGTTGTTATGGATAATTTAAAGGTTCATTATGCCGAGCGCGTGAGATTGTCAATTGAATCAGTCGGTGCAAAAGTTAAGTTTTTACCCCCCTATTCTCCAGACTTATCTCCGATAGAATTGTGTTGGTCAAAATTAAAGCAATTTCTCCGTAGTCGGGAGGCACGAACATTAGAAGCCCTAAATGAGGCCATGACAAGTGCAGTAAATTATATTACAGCAGAGGATGCGCTTAATTGGTTCAATCATTGTGGTTTATTTACATGA
- a CDS encoding AAA family ATPase, which translates to MKVAISNLGNIQKAEIELSPFTVFIGRSGTGKSWTAYTIASIVSNYGFKSYLQIYEDKIKREQYNLEYDVLEESIQEFLESGSCQINLVNFAQKFAEKYVNDLAKMSPNWLSKFLGTSRLNFNNLEVKFSINELKQDLVTRIRQISFQQEMNYGNQGLKVFKQQDEEEIYFYQVYEGNRDSLKDSLKLPPLLIRDLFLKTILGIIHECFYADVHIFPTERTAYIGFPFSVNLSKLMELEMEKTISPEEQKPIMENLMKFKRSKRSRSGIIDSLTSVIASAVIKTDQERDEEAEKDPQIKKYIDLANFLQENILSGHVKFNSSPLVNEIIFEPIPDVKLEMHITSSMIKELTPLYLCLRYLAKPNELLVIDEPEMNLHPAAQVEITEFLAMLVNAGIKVLITTHSPYIVNHISNLIKAANYENKDTIKEKFYLERTDAFIAQKNVSIYLFEDGTAKNILHENGQIDWDTFADVSDDVGHILF; encoded by the coding sequence ATGAAAGTGGCAATTTCTAACTTAGGCAATATTCAAAAAGCAGAAATCGAATTAAGTCCGTTCACAGTATTTATTGGTAGAAGTGGTACTGGTAAAAGTTGGACTGCTTATACAATAGCTTCTATAGTGAGTAACTATGGTTTTAAGTCTTATCTACAAATATATGAGGACAAAATTAAACGGGAACAGTATAATTTAGAATATGATGTTTTGGAAGAAAGTATTCAGGAGTTTTTAGAATCGGGCAGTTGTCAGATAAATCTGGTCAACTTTGCACAGAAGTTTGCAGAAAAGTATGTTAATGATCTTGCTAAAATGTCCCCTAATTGGTTATCAAAATTTCTGGGAACATCCAGGCTAAATTTTAATAATCTGGAAGTTAAATTTTCTATTAATGAATTAAAACAAGACTTAGTAACCAGAATCAGGCAAATTTCATTTCAGCAAGAGATGAACTATGGGAACCAAGGGTTGAAAGTTTTTAAGCAACAGGATGAAGAAGAGATATATTTTTATCAGGTTTACGAGGGTAATAGAGATAGTTTAAAAGATAGCTTAAAACTTCCTCCATTACTAATCAGAGACTTATTTTTAAAAACTATACTGGGAATAATCCATGAATGTTTCTATGCTGATGTTCATATCTTTCCCACTGAAAGAACAGCATATATAGGATTTCCTTTTTCTGTGAATTTAAGCAAGCTGATGGAGCTAGAAATGGAGAAGACAATTTCACCAGAGGAACAAAAACCTATCATGGAAAACCTCATGAAATTCAAAAGATCAAAAAGATCGAGAAGTGGTATTATTGACAGTCTAACATCTGTCATAGCAAGTGCTGTAATAAAAACAGATCAAGAGAGAGATGAAGAAGCAGAAAAAGACCCACAGATAAAAAAATATATCGACTTGGCGAATTTTTTACAAGAAAATATTCTGTCTGGCCATGTTAAGTTTAATTCATCACCATTGGTAAATGAAATTATTTTTGAGCCAATCCCAGACGTGAAATTAGAAATGCACATTACCTCATCTATGATTAAAGAATTGACACCTCTGTACTTGTGCTTACGTTACTTGGCAAAACCTAATGAATTATTAGTGATTGATGAACCGGAAATGAATTTACATCCTGCAGCACAGGTGGAAATTACCGAGTTTTTGGCTATGCTGGTGAATGCAGGAATTAAAGTCCTAATTACCACTCACAGTCCCTATATAGTCAATCATATCTCTAATTTAATTAAAGCTGCCAACTATGAGAACAAAGATACCATAAAAGAAAAATTTTATTTGGAAAGAACCGATGCTTTTATTGCACAGAAAAATGTTTCAATATATTTATTTGAAGATGGAACAGCCAAAAACATATTGCATGAAAATGGGCAAATAGACTGGGATACTTTTGCCGATGTTTCTGACGATGTCGGTCATATTTTGTTCTAG
- a CDS encoding SNF2-related protein, translating to MKSLRNKSWKISYSSNGDNTIADFYIPALSAAVEYDRKSGFFSSYILSRVARGLGTMVDNGGKMRLIMGCEFTSQDLEAIQKGYSLRDALWERLDASFTPPENFAQLKHLEILSWLIANECLDIKIAVPLKQNGLPDVEQLDSKHIFHEKVGIFTDINGDKLVFNGSNNESIGGWEKNVESFHVYCSWEGGRDLDRVEEEVCRFEQLWFDICPNVRIFDIPDAVRERLLRYTPICQPTGDLDFDCVPEDDFSQMLHHQKDMVGVSEARVEQTPFITEEEKQCFRELTNIDQNAGCLDYCLKSIPISPWPHQIKILRRVGETFPTSYLIADEVGLGKTIETGLIIRYLLLTKKIERVLILSPASVQSQWQKALRENFNLHFWSYTQSSLTVESEFLMKRSERGKQGVCGNPWNAENLILASSHLVRRADRIEQLLAADCWDLVILDEAHHARRKSPQNRKETPNLLLRLMQRLREKTQALILLSATPMQIDVIEIFDLLNLLGLEGHWSYSDNFCYYFESLNQCSALSIKPELIDFWQLMCGDYFQKGGKPCPNLQQLLLQQDKLLAYRIQDTWHKSQKILNYKKILGDESFLNGSRQFLTTNTPLKDLMFRHTRETLRQYYKRGLLKRDIPKRIVQDNAIALEPFSEIPLYIAVSDYARHFYKLQQFSCS from the coding sequence GTGAAAAGTCTACGGAATAAGTCTTGGAAAATCAGTTATTCTAGCAATGGTGACAATACAATTGCTGATTTCTATATTCCTGCTCTATCTGCTGCTGTTGAATATGATAGAAAGTCGGGTTTTTTTAGTAGTTACATACTGAGTAGGGTGGCTAGGGGTTTGGGAACAATGGTTGATAATGGGGGTAAAATGCGTCTGATTATGGGATGTGAGTTTACTTCACAAGATTTGGAAGCTATCCAAAAAGGATATTCCTTGCGTGACGCTTTATGGGAGCGTTTGGATGCTAGTTTTACTCCCCCAGAAAATTTCGCTCAGTTAAAACACTTAGAAATTCTCAGTTGGTTAATTGCTAATGAATGTCTGGATATAAAAATAGCTGTTCCTCTCAAACAAAATGGTTTACCTGATGTAGAACAGTTAGATTCCAAACATATTTTTCATGAGAAGGTGGGGATTTTTACTGATATTAATGGTGATAAATTGGTGTTTAATGGGTCGAATAATGAGTCTATTGGGGGATGGGAAAAAAATGTTGAGTCGTTTCATGTGTATTGTTCTTGGGAGGGAGGAAGGGATCTAGATAGAGTGGAGGAGGAGGTTTGTCGTTTTGAGCAACTTTGGTTTGATATTTGCCCTAATGTGCGGATCTTTGATATTCCGGATGCGGTGCGAGAAAGATTACTGCGCTATACTCCTATTTGCCAACCTACTGGTGACCTAGATTTTGATTGTGTTCCAGAGGATGACTTTTCACAGATGCTACACCACCAAAAAGATATGGTAGGTGTGAGTGAAGCACGGGTTGAACAAACTCCATTTATTACGGAAGAGGAAAAACAGTGTTTCAGGGAGTTAACAAATATAGACCAAAATGCAGGGTGTTTAGATTACTGTCTCAAATCTATACCTATTTCTCCCTGGCCACATCAAATTAAAATATTACGCCGGGTGGGAGAAACCTTTCCTACAAGTTATTTAATTGCGGATGAGGTGGGGTTGGGTAAAACTATTGAAACAGGGTTGATTATACGTTATCTATTGTTGACAAAGAAAATAGAACGTGTCCTAATTTTGAGTCCTGCTAGTGTACAGTCACAATGGCAAAAAGCATTGAGGGAGAATTTTAATCTACATTTTTGGAGTTACACCCAAAGTTCCTTAACTGTTGAAAGTGAATTTTTAATGAAAAGGAGTGAAAGGGGTAAACAGGGGGTTTGTGGGAATCCTTGGAATGCTGAGAATTTAATACTTGCTTCTTCTCATTTAGTGAGAAGAGCTGACCGAATAGAGCAACTTTTGGCAGCTGATTGTTGGGATCTGGTGATTCTGGATGAAGCTCATCATGCTAGAAGAAAAAGTCCCCAAAATAGAAAGGAAACTCCTAATCTGCTTTTAAGGTTGATGCAAAGGTTAAGAGAAAAGACTCAAGCCTTAATATTGCTGTCTGCTACTCCTATGCAAATTGATGTGATAGAGATTTTTGATTTACTGAATCTTTTAGGATTAGAGGGTCATTGGAGTTACAGTGATAATTTTTGTTATTATTTCGAAAGTCTGAATCAATGTTCAGCTCTGTCCATTAAACCAGAGTTAATAGATTTTTGGCAGCTGATGTGTGGGGACTATTTTCAAAAAGGGGGAAAACCTTGCCCTAATTTACAGCAATTACTTTTACAACAAGATAAACTGTTAGCTTATAGAATTCAGGATACTTGGCACAAATCCCAGAAAATATTGAATTATAAAAAAATCCTGGGGGATGAGTCGTTTTTGAATGGTTCTCGGCAATTTTTAACTACTAATACTCCTTTAAAGGATTTAATGTTTCGTCATACTCGTGAGACTTTAAGGCAATATTATAAAAGAGGTTTATTAAAACGGGATATACCTAAAAGAATCGTGCAAGATAATGCTATTGCCCTGGAACCATTCAGTGAAATTCCCCTGTATATAGCTGTTAGTGATTACGCTCGTCATTTTTATAAGTTACAGCAATTTTCATGTAGTTAA
- a CDS encoding IS1 family transposase (programmed frameshift), with amino-acid sequence MHCPNCGSSKIRKNGKRRGKQNHICVDCGRQFIDVYSPPKGYSEEVKQSCLRSYVNGMGFRAIERDKGVHHTTIIYWLKQIGSILPDAHQETPLVGELDELETFVGSKKNKIWLWTAVNHFRKNILAWVVGDHSSQAFQPLWDIVKLWQCFFYVTDGWRVYPSFIQPEDHIVSKTYMTRVEGENTRLRHYLARLHRKTLCYSKSVDMLRYSIKLLLHYLKYEVIPAFS; translated from the exons GTGCATTGTCCAAACTGCGGGTCTTCCAAAATCAGAAAGAATGGCAAACGTCGAGGTAAACAAAATCACATTTGTGTTGATTGTGGTCGTCAATTTATCGATGTCTATAGTCCACCTAAAGGCTATTCAGAAGAAGTTAAACAAAGTTGCCTGCGCTCTTATGTTAACGGTATGGGATTTAGAGCAATTGAACGCGATAAAGGCGTTCATCATACAACTATTATTTACTGGCTAAAACAAATTGGTTCCATACTTCCAGATGCT CACCAGGAAACACCCTTGGTAGGTGAGCTTGATGAGTTGGAGACCTTTGTGGGATCAAAAAAAAACAAAATATGGTTGTGGACAGCAGTAAATCACTTCCGTAAAAATATCCTGGCTTGGGTTGTGGGAGACCACAGCTCACAAGCATTTCAACCTTTGTGGGACATCGTTAAACTCTGGCAATGCTTTTTTTATGTTACTGATGGGTGGAGGGTTTATCCGAGTTTTATTCAGCCAGAGGATCATATTGTGAGCAAAACATATATGACTAGGGTAGAGGGTGAAAATACACGTTTACGTCACTACTTAGCGCGACTACATAGAAAAACGCTATGCTATTCAAAATCTGTAGATATGCTTAGGTATTCAATTAAATTATTACTTCACTATTTAAAGTATGAAGTAATACCCGCGTTTAGTTGA
- a CDS encoding RrF2 family transcriptional regulator, which translates to MNNSILNNDENSQSYGLLELSAKVEYALLALLELAINHGKKVTLTISDIAAKQPIPERYLEQILTQLRRAGVVQSQRGSKGGFLLVREPWEISLLEIVSLIEGERNEKRNANVLTIEKTLVWEIWERANTASVEVLGRYTLQDLCQEREIRSQENPMYYI; encoded by the coding sequence ATGAACAATAGTATTTTAAACAACGATGAAAATAGTCAAAGTTACGGACTTTTAGAACTGTCTGCCAAAGTAGAGTACGCACTGTTAGCGCTATTAGAGCTAGCTATTAATCACGGGAAGAAAGTTACTCTAACGATCAGCGACATTGCAGCCAAACAACCAATACCAGAGCGTTACTTAGAGCAGATTCTCACCCAATTACGACGTGCGGGAGTAGTGCAAAGCCAGCGGGGGTCAAAAGGGGGTTTTTTGTTGGTGCGTGAACCTTGGGAGATAAGCTTGCTAGAGATAGTTTCTTTGATAGAAGGGGAGAGGAATGAAAAGAGAAATGCCAACGTTTTGACCATAGAGAAAACCCTAGTGTGGGAAATTTGGGAGCGGGCCAACACAGCTTCAGTAGAAGTGCTAGGTCGCTACACCTTGCAGGACTTGTGTCAAGAAAGGGAAATAAGATCACAAGAAAATCCTATGTACTATATTTAG